Sequence from the Lepidochelys kempii isolate rLepKem1 chromosome 7, rLepKem1.hap2, whole genome shotgun sequence genome:
CCAGGGCTCACAGCTCATTCAGCTTGTTTTGTGAAGCTTACAGTCGCTGTCTTTCCTCTACATGCATTTAGGGACTGTTCCTACAGGCTTAATTCACCCAAGTGGGGCCACTTTTATATGAAtcagggctgcaggctgggcGCCCACTGGGAACGTACTGTAGGTCTCTTGCAGCcgcaggaggggaaggaagaataCTCATTCCAAATGCTAATTGCACTTTGTGATTCCTGACTGCAGTTCTTCTGTGCTTGCAagttctcatttcttttttccttttgctcCAAACAGACAATTTAATCTGCCTGAGAGAACCTTTTGACAGTGTATCGGTCTGTAACAAGCTcctgctgggagcagctggaCTGGTATGCAAGGATTGGAAAGGCAGACCTTTCCCTTCAGAGAAAGCCAGGAAACAGAAGGTTACTAGCTCAAGACAGGGAGTTCAGGCTGAACCTGGCATGGGTCTACGGAGCAGCGGCGGCATCTCTCCACCCTATCCTCAAATTTGGCCTTCAAACCTTCAAACATTCTGGGCTGTTGCCCACTGCATGAGATGTCATCATGAATGAGTATAACTCTCAGAGCTTGTGTAATTAAATTGCTGCCTGGAATTTGCTGAGCCTACGACCCACCTTCTGTGCATATAAGGCAGGCCAGAGAATCCACCCAAGAAAGAAAGCTAATGGAGCTGCTTCACCCAGCGAACCATCTTTGGCGCTATAAGAGTAAATGTGTTGATGGGCTagagcgggggaggagggggatggaTGACAGGACACACAGGCACCCTTCCCCATCAGTGTACACATAAGGCAGCTATAATTTAGCCCCCAGAGCTCCAGTGCATGAGGAGAGTGGAAGGACAGCTAGAGCTGACCAAACCCAAGGGGGAGTGTCTGCATGTGGCTGGGCATAGCTAGACCCCAGCACCCTGAGCACTGACCAGcactgtaagggtatgtctacactacggaataaggtcgaatttatagaagtcggttttttagaaatcggttttatatattcgagtgtgtgtgtccccacagaaaatgctctaagtgcattaagtgcattaactcggcggagcgcttccacagtaccgaggctaaaatcgacttccggagcgttgcactgtgggtagctatcccacagttcccacagtctccgctgcccattggaattctgggttgagatcccaatgcctgatggggctaaaacattgtcgcgggtggttctgggtacatatcgtcaggcccccgttccctccctccctccgtgaaagcaagggcagacaatcgtttcgcgccttttttcctgagttacctgtgcagacaccataccatggcaagcatggagcccactcaggtaaccgtcaccctatgtctcctgggtgctggcagacgtggtacggcattgctacacagtagcagcaaccccttgccttgtggcagcagacagtacagtacgactggtagccgtcatcgtcatgtccgaggtgctcctggccacgtcggctgggagtgcctggacagacatgggcgcagggactaaatttggagtgacttgaccaggtcattctctttagtcctgcagtcagtcctattaaaccgtcttatggtgagcaggcaggcgatatggattgctagcagtcgtactgtaccatcttctgccgggtagccaagagatgaggatggttagcagtcgtactgtaccatcttctgccgagcagccatgagatgtggatggcatgcagtccttctgcaccatctgctgccagccaaagatgtaaaagatagatggagtggatcaaaacaagaaatagaccagatttgttctgtattcatttgcttccccccccccgcccccgtctagggggctcattcttctaggtcacactgcagtcactcacagagaatgtgcagcgaggtaaatctagccatgcatcaatcagaggccaggctaacctccttgttccaataagaacaataacttaggtgcaccatttcttattggaaccctccgtgaagtcctgcctgaaatactccttgatgtaaagacaccccctttgttgattttagctccctgaagccaaccctgtaagccgtgtcgtcagtcgcccctccctccgtcagaacaacggcagacaattgttccgcgccttttttctgtgcggacgccataccaaggcaagcatggaggccgctcagctcactttggcaattaggagcacattaaacaccacacgcattatccagcagtatatgcagcaccagaaccgggcaaagtgataccaggcgaggagacgacatcagcgcggtcacgtgagtgatcaggacatggacacagatttctctgaaagcatgggccctgccaatgcatgcatcatggtgctaatggggcaggttcatgctgtggaacgccgattctgggctcgggaaacaagcacagactggtgggaccgcatagtgttgcaggtctgggacgattcccagtggctgcgaaactttcacatgcgtaagggcactttcatggaactttgtgacttgctttcccctgccctgaggcgcatgaataccaagatgagagcagccctcacagttgagaagcgagtggcgatagccctgtggaagcttgcaacgccagacagctaccagtcagttgggaatcaatttggagtgggcaaatctactgttggggcagctgtgatgcaagtagcccacgcaatcaaagatctgctgatacaagggtagtgaccctgggaaatgtgcaggtcatagtggatggctttgctgcaatgggattccctaactgtggtggggccatagacggaacccatatcccttggcaccggagcaccaagctgccgagtacataaaccgcaaagggtacttttcgatagtgctgcaagctctggtggatcacaagggacgtttcaccaacatcaacgtgggatggccgggaaaggtacatgacgctcgcatcttcaggaactctggtctgtttcaaaagctgcaggaagctttattcccagaccagaaaataactgttggggatcttgaaatgcctatatgtatccttggggacccagcctaccccttaatgccatggctcatgaagccgtacacaggcagcctggacagtagtcaggagctgttcaactacaggctgagcaagtgtagaatggtggtaatgtgcatttggacgtttaaaggcgcgctggcgcagtttactgactcgcttagacctcagtgaaaccaatattcccactgttattactgcttgctgtgtgctccacaatatctgtgagagtaagggggagacgtttatggcggggtgggaggttgaggcaaatcgcctggctgctggttacgtgcagccagacaccagggcggttagaagagcataggagggcgcggtacgcatcagagaagctttgaaaaccagtttcatgactggacaggctacggtgtgaaagttctgtttgtttctccttgatgaaacaccctgccccttggttcactctacttccctgtaagctaaccacccgcccctcctcccttcaatcaccgcttgcggaggcaataaagtcattgttgcttcacattcatgcattctttattcattcatcacacaaatagggggatgactaccaaggtagcccaggaggggtggtggaggagggaaggaaaatgccacacagcactttaagcacagcactttaaaagtttacaactttaaaatttattgaatgacagccttcttttttttgggcaatcctctgtggtggagtggctggtgggccggaggcccccccaccgcgttcttgggcatctgggtgtggaggctatggaacttggggaggagggcggttggttacagaggggctgcagtggcagtctgtgctccatctgcctttgctgcagctcaaccatacactggagcatactggtttggtcctccagcagcctcagcattgaatcctgcctcctctcatcacgctgccgccacatttgagcttcagccctctcttcagcctgccacttactctcttcagcccgccacttactctcttcagcccgccacctctcctcccggtcattttgtgctttcctgcactctgacattatttgcctccacgcattcgtctgtgctctgtcagtgtgggaggacagcatgagctcggagaacatttcatcgcgagtgcgtttttttttctttctaagcttcactagcctctgggaaggagaagatcctgtgatcattgaaacacatgcagctggtggagaaaaaaaaagggacagcggtatttaaaaagacacattttataaaacagtggctacactctttcagggtaaaccttgctgttaacattacatacatagcacatgtgctttcgttacaaggtcgcattttgcctccccccaccgcgttgctaccccctcaaccctcccctctccccgtggctaacagcggggaacatttctgtttagccacaggcaaacagcccagcaggaatgggctcctctgagtgtcccctgaagaaaagcactctatttcaaccaggtgaccatgaattatatctcactctcctgaggataacacagagagataaaaaatggatgttgtttgaatgccagcaaacatacactgcaatgctttgttctacaatgattcccgagtacgtgttactggcctggactggtaaagcgtcctaccatgaaggatgcaataaggctgccctccccagaaaccttttgcaaaggctttgggagtacatccaggagaaccatgaatgccagggcaaagtaatcctttcacatgcttgcttttaaaccatgtatagtattttaaaaggtacactcaccagaggtcccttctccgcctgctgggtccaggaggcagccttgggtgggttcggggggtactggctccaggtccagggtgagaaacagttcctggctgtcgggaaaaccggtttctccgcttgcttgctgtgagctacctacaacctcctcctcctcctcatcttcttcgtccccaaaacctgcttccatattgcctccatctccattgaaggagtcaaacaacacggctggggtagtggtggctgaaccccctaaaatggcatgcagctcatcatagaagcggcatgtttggggctctgacccggagcggccgttcgcctctctggttttctggtaggcttgcgtcagctccttcagtttcacgcggcactgcttcgggtccctgttatggcctctgtccttcatgccctgggagattttgacaaaggttttggcatttcgaaaactggaacggagttctgatagcacggattcctctccccaaacagcgatcagatcccgtacctcccgttcggtccatgctggagctcttttgtgattctgggactccatcatggtcacctctgctgatgagctctgcatggtcacctgcagcttgccacgctggccaaacaggaaatgagattcaaaagttaccgtcgaattgtgtccacagtaccccaaattcaagccggcaaggccgatttaagcgctaatccacttgtcaggggtggagtaaggaaatcgattttaagagccctttaagtcgaaataaagggcttcatcgtgtggacaggtgcaggtttacatcaatttaatgctgctaaattcgacctaaagtcctagtgtagaccagggctaagtgtggTAAGAATTACTTCACTTTCCCCAGCACCTAGAAGGCTTCGCATAGGTACTGCTGCTCCGATAGCAAACTCCAACTCCCgaccagcccagctctgcctcttatGTGGCATaatttagcccagtggttctcaaaccatCAGTCATCCTCACCGCCTGGCCTGAGGGTCACAGGATGAACCCAACCGGGGGGAGCCAGTGTGTTTGGGTGCAGATATCTATGGGTCTATGGGAAGGTCTCTCTCTTACAAGATTGTTCAGATTATGAAAGAGCTAGGGAACGTACTTTGAACCTACAGACTCATCTGAATGCAGCCCCCTGTATCGTCCAGTGGTTGAGCTATTTCTGGACTAGCTTATAGACCCTTCCCTACTGCCTATGACAATTTGACCTGTCTTTTAGGGTTTCGAAAAGCTGTGATGTGCCAGCATCTGGGTTTCTTATGTAGGTCTGCCACCTGGCTGTCAGAGGGATTAATCAGTTTATATGCTAGCTTTGACCCTGCTGGAGAGAGAGGCTCCATCTGTCCTTGCTGTGACCTTTAATGACTCGGGCACCAGGCCCAAGTATTTTTGTTCTAGCGTCAAGTGGGTTTATTCGTGGCTGATTAAATAATCAGGCGAAGTGTTGCTGGTTTAAGTAAACATTTTTAGGCCTCTCCTGAATGTGTTCACTGAGTGGATAATAATGATCAGAACACTTTATGCTAATATTGCACCTTTCATCCAATGCCATCAAAATGCTTCACAATCATGGAATTCATTATTAATATCTTTGTTTTTAGAGAAGGGGAAATGAAGGCACATAGAGGTGAAGTGATTCAAGCTAAGGGCTCATGAGTcattggcagagcagagaatagaACCCAGCACTCCTGACGGCCAGTCCTTGGCTCTAATAACTGGACAACATCACATGCAGAAGCAACAATAGAGCTTCTCAGTCTCAGATGCTGAACTTGGagctccctgcctcccaggcAATTCCCTTcactctcccccatccctttTGTTGTCCCACAAAGAGGgactttgtctgtgtttggtAGTGGATAAGGTGACTGGAAGTTCTGATATTATTGTGACCGTCCCGATATTAGAGGCTTAGTTGCCTATAAAAGACAATGTCACCACCCCCATCCCccggaaaaaaaaagtgtcccaattttccacacttgctatctggtcaccttactgGAGGAGGTGATGTCACAT
This genomic interval carries:
- the LSM3 gene encoding U6 snRNA-associated Sm-like protein LSm3 isoform X1 is translated as MQSSSAEVTMMESQNHKRAPAWTEREVRDLIAVWGEESVLSELRSSFRNAKTFVKISQGMKDRGHNRDPKQCRVKLKELTQAYQKTREANGRSGSEPQTCRFYDELHAILGGSATTTPAVLFDSFNGDGGNMEAGFGDEEDEEEEEVVGSSQQASGETGFPDSQELFLTLDLEPVPPEPTQGCLLDPAGGEGTSAACVSMITGSSPSQRLVKLRKKKKRTRDEMFSELMLSSHTDRAQTNAWRQIMSECRKAQNDREERWRAEESKWRAEESKWQAEERAEAQMWRQRDERRQDSMLRLLEDQTSMLQCMVELQQRQMEHRLPLQPLCNQPPSSPSSIASTPRCPRTRWGGLRPTSHSTTEDCPKKRRLSFNKF